The following is a genomic window from Marinobacter sp. NP-4(2019).
ACAAAAACCATTCGGGCACACAGAAAACGTAAACCACTGTAGAACTTAGTTAGGGCAAAACATGAAACTTCAAGATTCCGTAATAGCAATCACCGGCGGTGGCCAGGGTCTTGGCCGCGCCATGGCCGAATACCTGGCGGGCAAAGGTGCAAAACTGGCACTGATCGACCTGATGCCGGAAAAACTGGAAGAAGCCGCCGAAGCCTGCAAAAAAGCCGGCAGCGAAGCCAAAGTCTACGTTTGCAACGTCGCCAACGAGGAGGAGGTGGAAAAAACCTTCGCCGCTATCGTCTCTGACTTCGGCCAGCTGAACGGCCTGATCAACAACGCCGGCATCCTCCGTGACGGTCTGATGGTCAAGGTAAAAGACGGCCAGATCGAAAAGCGCATGGAACTGGCCCAATGGCAGGCGGTAATCGACGTCAATCTTACCGGCGTCTTCCTGTGCGGCCGTGAAGCCGCGACCCAAATGATCAAGAACGGTGATCAGGGCGTCATCATCAACATCGCCTCCATCTCCCGCGCCGGCAACATGGGCCAGAGCAACTACTCCGCCGCCAAGGCCGGCGTATCGGCGCTGGTCCCGGTTTGGGCAAAGGAACTGGCCCGCTATGGCATCCGCTGCATGGGCATTGCCCCGGGATTCATCGAGACAGAAATGACCGCCTCCATGAAGCCGGAAGCCCTGGAGAAAATGACCGCCGGCATCCCCCTCAAACGCATGGGCAAGCCGGAGGAGATTGCTTCCGCTGCAGCGTTCATCTTTGAGAATGACTACATGTCCGGCCGGATGATCGAGGTGGATGGGGCTTTGCGGCTCTGATTTCCTTGCTCACTGGGGTAGCCCTCTGGTTAAGGGGGCTGGTCCCGGGGTGGGGGTACCTTTTCTTTCGGAAAAAGAACTCGCTGCGCTCAGACACCTTTGTTCCTGCAGAAAAGGTACCCCCACCCCGGAACCGATTCACACCTCTATGGTTGCCGGAGCTTGCTGTCGGATTACGCTGCGCTAATCCGACCTACGAGAACGGCCACCAGTAGGTCGGATCAGCACCGTAGGTCGGATTAGGCCCAAAGGGCCGTAATCCGACACCCAACGCCCCGAATACCACCACAGCCCATCGTAGGTTGGATTAGGCAAAGCCGTAATCCAACAAACTACTCCCTACCTACCCCCTCCAACGCCGCCTCACTCACCGCCCAATCCACTGGCAAAACACCTTCCCGAACATATCGATGAAAACTCGAATACGGCCAATCCCAAGCACGCGAGACGTAACCGTGCTTCACCGGATTAAAGTGGATGTAATCAACATGCCTCTCGAAGTCCAGATCATCCCGAACCATATGCTCCCAGAACCGTTTCTGCCAAATTGACCCCGAAACCCGCCGTGTCAATCCAGGGATATCCTGCACACGCTTGGTGAGCCCAGTCTTTATTAACCGCCAACGCCGGGAGTATTCAGCGTCCCCATCGGGCAGTGACCAGATGCAGTGAATGTGGTCAGGGAGAACGACCATGGCATCAATGGAAAATGGGTAACGCCGTTGGACCGATCGAACAGATTCCCGCAAGCAGGAGACGGCAGCTGTAGATTGAAAAATGGGAGCGCGGTTAGCGGTAACGACCGTAAAGAAATAGGTGCCGCCCAGCACGCGGCTTCTTCTGTAGTTCATCATACGTCCTTGTATGTTTGGGTGATTTTTCTGTGTCGGATTACGGCTTCGCCTAATCCGACCTACAGGGACCTGGATTTTGGCGCTTCGCCTGCTTGTGTTGGATTACGGCCCTTTGGGCCTAATCCAACCTACCGCACTGGCAACCATTCATGTAGGTCGGAATAGGCGAAGCCGTAATCCGACAAATATACCTGCAGACGCGAACATTGCCATAGCCTTCCCCATGCACCAACCTCATGGCCGCCACTGGAATCGGCGCATGGCTACCCGTCCGTTGAGGACCTCCACACCTTCTTCACGCAGGTGGAAAACCTGAGTCTCGTAAGCTTCGGAGCCCTGGGGAAAGGCAATCTGGCCGGAACTGCGGATGACGCGGTACCAAGGGATCGAATGGCCAGCCGGTAACTTGCCCAGGGCGCGCCCTACGAAGCGGGCCTGGCGCCCAAGGCCGGCCATGTCAGCGACTTGGCCGTAGCTGGCAACGGATCCGGGTGGTATTGCCGCAACAACCTGCCAGATTCTTTGCTCTTTTGTTGGCTCGGGCATGGATTGGTCTCTGAGGTTAGTCAGGGGTTTGTCGGATTACGCTACGCTCATTGTGCCGTTCACCGGTAAATCCGACCTACGGGGTGGACCGGCAAATTTTGTCGGATTACGGCCCTTTGGGCCTAATCCGACCTACGGGGCACGAAGTGGCGATGGTATTTGTAGGTCGGATTAGCGCAGCGTAATCCGACAACCACAGTTAATCCAGCCCCCATAGTTCACCGGGGCTCGGGCACCCCCTCGGCCTCTTCGTTCCTGGGCGCTAAAGCATCCAGACGTTCACCCTGGCGGATCATGTAGACGGCCAGGAGGATGGCGGGGACGCCCATGAAGCCGGCGACCAGGAAGAACTGCGCGTATCCGAAGTCCGCCACCACGATGCCGGAGAAGCCGCCGATGAACTTGCCTGGCAGGGTCATCAGGGAGCTGAACAGGGCGTACTGCGTGGCAGTGAAGGATGCGCTGGTCATGCTGGAAAGCCAGGCGATCAGCGCCACATTGGCGATGCCGCCGCTCAGGTTATCGGCACTGACCACTGCGGCCAGGGTGATGATATTGGGCGGGTACTGGGCCAGCACGACAAACAACAGATTAGTCGCGGCGGTCATTATTGCCCCAAGCAACAGGATACGGCGCACACCGTAGCGCACCACCATGACACCACCCACCAATGAGCCGGCGATGGTCATGAAGAAGCCGAAGATCTTGGTCACATCCGCCACCTGGGTTTTGGAGAAGCCCATGAAATCCAGATAGAACGGGTTGGCCATCACCCCCATGGCGATGTCAGAGATGCGATACACCGCCACCATCAACAGAATCAGCAGCGCCAGCTCTTTATAGCGGCGGAAGAAATCCAGAAACGGCCCGGCCACAGCGGCGTAGAACCATCCGACCAGACGGGCCAACCGGGGGTTCAGGTGAGCACGTTTGTTGGCTTCCTGTTCGATCTTGTGGGCAATGTCCTGGGCGGCGGCGAAGTGGTTCACCGCCGGTTCCCGTACGATCAGAACCGTGACCGCACCAACCCCCACCAGCAGCGCCATCATCTCGTAGGACACCTGCCAGGACCAGAATTCGGCCAGGTACAAGGCACCGGCACCGGCCACCAGCAAAGCCAGCCGATACCCGAAAATATAGGTAGCCGCCAGGGCCGCCTGCAGCCGCTCTTCAGCGATCTCGATGCGGTAGGCATCGATCGCCACATCCTGGGTGGCGGATGAAAACGCCACCAGCAGACCACACAGAGCCATCATTTCCGGGGCGGCGATGGCATCCACATGGGCCATCAGGTACAGCCCCGTCGCAATACCGGACTGAGCCAGCAGGATCCAGCTGCGGCGTTTGCCCAGTAACCGGTCCAGTAACGGCAACTTCAACCGGTCCACCACCGGGGCCCAGAACACCTTGATGGAATAGGTAATGCCCAGCCAACTGAAGAAGCCGATGGTGGCGGTTTCCACACCCACATCCGCCAGCCGCGCGTTCAGGGTGGAAAACACCAGCAGAAACGGCAGGCCAGCGGAGAACCCGAGAAACAACAGGGCAATGACCTGCCAGCGGGTATAGGTGTAGAGCGTATCCCTGAGCAGTGCCAGGCGGGTACCGGATAAGATGGTGCGGCCTCCGGGTCAGTCGCGGAAGTTGTTGAACTGCAGGGGGATATCCAGTTCGGCTTCTTTCAGCATGGCAATGGCGGTCTGCAGGTCATCCCGCTTCTTGCCGGTCACCCGAACCTTGTCGCCCTGGATACTGGCCTGCACTTTGAGCTTGGCATCCTTGATCATCTTGACGATTTTCTTCGCCATATCGGTTTCGATGCCCTGCTTCAGCAGCAGGTGTTGCTTGACCAGCTTGCCAGCCTTGCTCTCGCCATCCTCGGCCAGGGCGCGGCTATCGATGTTGCGCTTGGCGAACGCCATCCGCAGCATGTCCATCAGCTGCTCCAGTTGGAATTCCTGCTCGGCGCTGATGGTAATGCCCTTGTCATCTTGCTCAATATCCGCTTCCACATTCTTGAAATCCCAACGGTTCCCCAGCTCCCGCTTGGCCTGCTCCACCGCGTTGGTGACTTCGTGCATATCAATTTCAGACACAATATCAAATGAAGGCATCTTACTGACTCTCCGCTATCAATGATTCCCGGGCCCGCACAGCAGAACACCCTAAAATGCGGAAGCGGTCACGCCTCTGGAAAGCCGCTGTGCATAAGTCCGCATGTTTTACAATTATCCACATCCGGGCACCCGCAAAACGCTATACTGGGGCCCTTGTGAATCAGGGGTGCCCAAGCATACCAAGACCCGGGCAGCACCGCATCTGACAATGGACTGGTAAGAAGTAGACAACGATGCCAAATCTGGACCTACCCATTCTTGTAGTAGACGACGCAAAGTTCAGCAGTATGGTGGTTGGGCGCACCTTGCGAAATGCCGGATATCGCGACGTACGTGTGGCCAACAACGCACCCGCCGCGCTC
Proteins encoded in this region:
- a CDS encoding SDR family oxidoreductase: MKLQDSVIAITGGGQGLGRAMAEYLAGKGAKLALIDLMPEKLEEAAEACKKAGSEAKVYVCNVANEEEVEKTFAAIVSDFGQLNGLINNAGILRDGLMVKVKDGQIEKRMELAQWQAVIDVNLTGVFLCGREAATQMIKNGDQGVIINIASISRAGNMGQSNYSAAKAGVSALVPVWAKELARYGIRCMGIAPGFIETEMTASMKPEALEKMTAGIPLKRMGKPEEIASAAAFIFENDYMSGRMIEVDGALRL
- a CDS encoding AmpG family muropeptide MFS transporter, translated to MFLGFSAGLPFLLVFSTLNARLADVGVETATIGFFSWLGITYSIKVFWAPVVDRLKLPLLDRLLGKRRSWILLAQSGIATGLYLMAHVDAIAAPEMMALCGLLVAFSSATQDVAIDAYRIEIAEERLQAALAATYIFGYRLALLVAGAGALYLAEFWSWQVSYEMMALLVGVGAVTVLIVREPAVNHFAAAQDIAHKIEQEANKRAHLNPRLARLVGWFYAAVAGPFLDFFRRYKELALLILLMVAVYRISDIAMGVMANPFYLDFMGFSKTQVADVTKIFGFFMTIAGSLVGGVMVVRYGVRRILLLGAIMTAATNLLFVVLAQYPPNIITLAAVVSADNLSGGIANVALIAWLSSMTSASFTATQYALFSSLMTLPGKFIGGFSGIVVADFGYAQFFLVAGFMGVPAILLAVYMIRQGERLDALAPRNEEAEGVPEPR
- a CDS encoding MGMT family protein; amino-acid sequence: MPEPTKEQRIWQVVAAIPPGSVASYGQVADMAGLGRQARFVGRALGKLPAGHSIPWYRVIRSSGQIAFPQGSEAYETQVFHLREEGVEVLNGRVAMRRFQWRP
- a CDS encoding REP-associated tyrosine transposase — encoded protein: MMNYRRSRVLGGTYFFTVVTANRAPIFQSTAAVSCLRESVRSVQRRYPFSIDAMVVLPDHIHCIWSLPDGDAEYSRRWRLIKTGLTKRVQDIPGLTRRVSGSIWQKRFWEHMVRDDLDFERHVDYIHFNPVKHGYVSRAWDWPYSSFHRYVREGVLPVDWAVSEAALEGVGRE
- a CDS encoding YajQ family cyclic di-GMP-binding protein, giving the protein MPSFDIVSEIDMHEVTNAVEQAKRELGNRWDFKNVEADIEQDDKGITISAEQEFQLEQLMDMLRMAFAKRNIDSRALAEDGESKAGKLVKQHLLLKQGIETDMAKKIVKMIKDAKLKVQASIQGDKVRVTGKKRDDLQTAIAMLKEAELDIPLQFNNFRD